Proteins co-encoded in one Ignavibacteria bacterium genomic window:
- a CDS encoding CHAT domain-containing protein — MKKIFFFILIFVPLLEAQTGEAGKLVDKGYALLEKSMYKDAEKVIFEAFKVSEKEKDNYNQIRSVKLLGTLYYNYRELEAAASFYRLAVNLLNKDFNPPLSNAIETELYNIKNNLAITLMETDRRSAYAGKITEAENLFMEVLDFYEKKGNNDGRLSVLLNLGILYRLDASADPDNSDYNQVLNDALTTLIRARNLSVSTPDENLKTNILFNLGISFQSVGQLDSAAKNIEMSIEGYKKSGNNYWKAIASLRLGYLYLEMSDRKENGEIFRNNGINLLKENLAVIEEYRSKLDDERGRAVFLDNLTYYYVLLINELYENKDFEAMFNLAEKVKSRSFIDMLSTKASGVEENLPSELKEVLSRKSEIETVFRDSLWLYFEEDKIGKFTTLLDEYSKIYSKKEELQPDLNLLVSEETVKLKDFQKLIDEKSAVVEFFIGRNAFYTFLVTGNSITVSRSRQSPREIDSLVTKIITDINLFPNRRGEFTELQKILNRNDDSLDSLKLAEMWYASDADRVLQLALFQLYKTIIGDQQDKDLVNFNRVIIIPHGFLHEMPFAALISSFKNLDLTKKHHVARPTYWIEEKEILTLPSASSLPFLLKAGKKDEGKILIVGNPIYPNTKFSPLPFAEKEANEISRHFDKNKTLLLINEAATESVIKKEAGKYDILHFATHGIYEEDALKSHLMLTKNSSDDGYLRASEIFKLKLNANLVVLSACLSGRVGAFGGQKYLTTDDLTGLTRALLYAGAANVMGTLWTVDDKSTGFMMEHFYEKYKDEKKPLLFSMRDAQIAVLNNKTNKDWSHPFYWAPFILIGSPGK; from the coding sequence ATGAAAAAAATTTTCTTTTTTATTCTGATTTTTGTTCCACTGCTTGAAGCACAGACGGGCGAAGCTGGTAAACTCGTAGACAAGGGTTATGCACTCCTCGAAAAATCGATGTACAAGGATGCCGAGAAGGTGATTTTCGAAGCTTTTAAGGTTTCGGAGAAGGAGAAAGACAATTATAACCAGATCCGGTCGGTAAAATTACTCGGGACACTCTATTATAATTACAGGGAACTGGAGGCTGCTGCAAGTTTTTACAGACTGGCTGTAAACCTTTTGAATAAAGATTTTAACCCGCCTTTGTCGAATGCAATCGAAACAGAGCTGTACAATATAAAAAACAATCTGGCGATTACCCTGATGGAGACTGACAGACGGTCGGCTTATGCCGGTAAGATCACCGAGGCTGAGAATCTTTTTATGGAAGTGCTCGACTTTTATGAAAAAAAGGGGAATAATGACGGCAGACTCTCGGTGCTCCTGAATCTCGGCATACTCTACAGGCTTGATGCATCCGCCGATCCTGACAACAGCGATTACAATCAGGTGCTGAATGACGCTTTAACCACCCTGATAAGGGCAAGGAATCTTTCGGTTTCCACTCCGGATGAAAACCTGAAGACAAACATTCTGTTCAATCTTGGTATCTCATTTCAGAGTGTCGGGCAGCTCGACAGTGCCGCTAAAAATATCGAGATGAGTATCGAGGGATATAAAAAAAGCGGCAATAACTACTGGAAAGCGATAGCATCCCTAAGACTCGGTTACCTCTATCTTGAGATGTCAGACAGAAAAGAGAACGGTGAAATATTTCGCAATAATGGGATTAATTTATTAAAAGAGAATCTCGCAGTTATAGAGGAGTACCGCTCCAAACTGGATGATGAACGGGGGAGGGCAGTATTTCTTGACAATCTCACCTACTATTATGTGCTCCTGATAAACGAACTTTATGAGAACAAAGATTTTGAAGCAATGTTCAATCTTGCCGAGAAAGTCAAATCAAGATCCTTCATAGATATGTTGTCCACCAAGGCATCAGGAGTGGAGGAGAATCTCCCCTCTGAATTAAAGGAGGTACTTTCGAGGAAAAGCGAGATTGAGACAGTTTTCAGGGATTCGCTGTGGCTTTATTTTGAGGAAGATAAAATCGGGAAATTTACGACCCTTCTTGATGAATACTCAAAAATCTATTCGAAGAAGGAGGAGTTGCAGCCGGATCTGAATCTGCTTGTGAGTGAGGAAACAGTGAAGCTGAAAGACTTCCAAAAGCTAATCGATGAAAAAAGTGCAGTTGTCGAGTTCTTTATCGGAAGGAATGCTTTCTACACTTTTCTCGTAACCGGGAATTCGATCACGGTTTCCAGATCCAGACAGAGTCCAAGGGAAATCGATTCACTCGTAACCAAAATTATCACAGACATAAATCTGTTCCCGAACAGGAGGGGGGAGTTCACCGAACTTCAAAAGATTCTGAACAGAAACGATGACTCACTCGACAGTCTTAAACTTGCCGAAATGTGGTATGCCTCAGATGCTGACAGGGTACTTCAGCTCGCTCTCTTCCAGCTTTACAAGACAATAATCGGTGATCAGCAGGACAAGGATCTTGTTAATTTTAACAGGGTAATAATCATTCCTCATGGTTTTCTACACGAGATGCCATTTGCGGCGCTGATATCATCATTCAAAAACCTTGATCTTACAAAGAAACATCATGTGGCAAGACCGACATACTGGATCGAGGAGAAGGAGATCCTCACACTTCCTTCAGCATCTTCACTTCCGTTTCTTCTGAAAGCAGGGAAGAAGGATGAAGGGAAGATTTTGATTGTGGGTAATCCCATCTATCCGAACACGAAATTCTCACCACTTCCTTTCGCTGAGAAAGAGGCAAATGAGATATCGCGTCATTTTGACAAAAATAAAACTCTTCTTCTGATAAATGAGGCAGCCACCGAATCGGTGATTAAAAAAGAGGCGGGGAAATATGATATACTCCACTTCGCCACCCATGGGATTTATGAGGAGGATGCTCTCAAGAGTCATCTTATGCTTACCAAAAACTCAAGTGACGACGGATACCTGAGAGCTTCAGAGATATTTAAATTGAAACTTAATGCAAATCTCGTAGTATTAAGTGCATGTCTTTCCGGAAGAGTTGGAGCTTTCGGAGGTCAAAAGTATCTGACGACGGATGATCTTACAGGACTCACCCGGGCGCTGCTCTATGCCGGAGCTGCCAATGTAATGGGTACACTTTGGACTGTGGACGACAAATCAACCGGATTTATGATGGAACATTTTTACGAGAAATACAAAGACGAAAAAAAGCCACTGCTCTTCTCAATGAGAGATGCTCAAATAGCCGTTTTAAACAATAAAACGAACAAAGACTGGAGTCACCCATTTTACTGGGCACCATTTATTTTAATTGGATCACCCGGCAAATAA
- a CDS encoding AbgT family transporter, which translates to MSTKPANAGIWDKFLNIIEKGGNLLPHPATLFLIFAILIVAASGVASWLGLEVQHPAKDEMIKPVNLLSVEGLHYILTSMVHNFTSFAPLGTVLVALLGIGVAEGSGLMGTALRLIVIKAPAKILTFVIVFSGVMSNAASEVGYVLLIPLAAIIFLAVGRHPVLGIAAAFAGVSGGYSANLLLGTIDPLLAGLSQEAAHIIDPNYSVNPAANYYFLAVSTFIIAAAGTWVTEKLVAPRLGKYTGDEKPEELKPLTPLEKKGLWSASAVVFVLALVIIAGLVPENGYLRDPKTNDILKSPFMSGIVAIIFIGGALAGLAYGIAAKTIKSDSDAMKGMSKSMETLGSYLVLVFFAAQFVAYFNKTNLGLIIAVEGSSVLKSLNLGEIPLMISFVILTSILNLFMGSASAKWAIMAPVFIPMFMLLGYSPEFTQAAYRVGDSVSNVISPMMSYFALIIAMIQKYDKNAGLGTLISTMIPYTVVFFIIWSLLLVGWVAMDLPLGPGSRLYYP; encoded by the coding sequence ATGTCAACAAAACCGGCCAACGCGGGTATTTGGGATAAATTCCTGAATATCATTGAAAAAGGGGGGAACCTTCTTCCTCATCCTGCAACACTCTTTCTGATTTTTGCCATTCTCATCGTAGCCGCCTCCGGAGTGGCTTCCTGGCTTGGACTCGAGGTTCAACATCCCGCAAAAGACGAGATGATTAAACCCGTCAACCTGCTTTCGGTTGAAGGACTTCATTACATTCTTACTTCGATGGTTCACAATTTTACTTCCTTTGCACCGCTCGGAACAGTACTCGTTGCATTGCTCGGAATTGGTGTGGCAGAAGGGAGTGGATTGATGGGCACGGCATTAAGACTGATCGTGATCAAGGCACCGGCAAAAATCCTCACTTTCGTGATTGTGTTCTCAGGTGTCATGTCAAACGCAGCAAGCGAAGTTGGATATGTCCTTCTGATTCCCCTTGCAGCAATTATTTTTCTGGCTGTCGGAAGACACCCGGTTCTCGGAATTGCTGCCGCATTTGCTGGTGTCTCGGGAGGGTACAGCGCCAATCTCCTCCTTGGTACAATCGACCCCCTGCTCGCAGGTCTCTCGCAGGAAGCAGCCCACATAATAGACCCTAACTACTCCGTAAACCCAGCGGCAAACTACTACTTCCTCGCAGTCTCAACATTCATTATTGCAGCAGCAGGAACATGGGTAACCGAAAAACTTGTTGCCCCAAGACTCGGGAAATATACCGGTGACGAAAAACCGGAAGAACTTAAACCTCTCACACCTCTCGAGAAAAAGGGTTTATGGTCAGCTTCTGCTGTTGTTTTTGTTCTTGCGTTGGTGATCATCGCCGGGCTCGTTCCTGAAAACGGATATCTTCGCGATCCCAAAACAAACGATATTCTAAAATCACCTTTTATGTCGGGAATTGTAGCCATCATTTTTATTGGTGGAGCACTCGCGGGTCTCGCTTATGGAATCGCTGCAAAAACGATAAAAAGTGATTCCGATGCAATGAAAGGGATGAGTAAATCGATGGAAACACTGGGGTCATACCTCGTGCTGGTTTTCTTCGCTGCTCAGTTTGTTGCTTATTTCAACAAAACAAATCTTGGTTTGATAATTGCTGTTGAAGGCTCCTCAGTACTGAAATCTCTCAATCTCGGTGAGATTCCCCTGATGATTTCATTTGTCATCCTGACTTCAATTCTGAATCTTTTTATGGGCTCTGCCTCTGCAAAATGGGCTATAATGGCACCTGTCTTCATCCCGATGTTTATGCTGTTGGGCTATTCTCCCGAGTTTACACAGGCAGCTTACAGAGTGGGCGATAGTGTCTCAAATGTAATCTCACCCATGATGTCATATTTTGCACTGATCATTGCCATGATTCAGAAATATGACAAAAATGCCGGTTTGGGGACATTGATTTCCACAATGATACCTTATACCGTGGTGTTCTTCATCATCTGGTCTCTGTTGCTCGTGGGATGGGTAGCGATGGATTTACCTCTGGGTCCCGGCTCCAGATTGTATTATCCATAG
- a CDS encoding response regulator: MKQYNHSGSKILIVDDDATNLKYLLIRLTQAGYEVTQSQSGNEALQMLQTFLPDLILLDIKMPGLDGFEVCRIVKAMEETEDIPIIFLTALTDTIDKIKGFQAGGVDYVTKPINFDELNARINAHLTLVKQHRELKASEAKFQMLADFSFDFEYWLNDMNKFNYVSPSAKRITGYEASDFENDPALLRRIIHPEDREKIWKDIESGFDSTEPIMRQFRIVTKSGEIKWIAHKSLIITDKEGKNYGRRASNQDITTLKLVEDALRQSEQELKAANHSKDEFLSILAHDLKSPFTGLIGLSEMMNNYYNELNSDEIREFSSGIYESAKVIYALIENLLTWTRIQSGKLEFEPSETNLRDAVRDVVFSSETSALKKNITLLNEVEPGISIICDRNMLDMILRNIISNSIKFTYYGGEVRISAELAGNFVILVIKDNGIGITAENLAKLFKMESIISTTGTNKEQGSGMGLLLTKDFVEIQGGTIVIESESGEGTTVSISLPLQKK; encoded by the coding sequence TTGAAACAGTACAATCATAGCGGCTCAAAAATTCTTATTGTTGATGATGATGCAACAAATCTTAAGTACCTTCTTATCAGACTGACACAGGCAGGATATGAAGTAACCCAGTCACAATCGGGCAATGAAGCACTACAAATGCTTCAAACTTTTTTACCCGATCTCATCCTCCTCGATATTAAAATGCCCGGCCTCGACGGTTTTGAAGTCTGCCGGATTGTTAAGGCGATGGAAGAAACTGAGGATATCCCCATAATATTCCTGACCGCCCTGACTGATACCATCGACAAGATTAAAGGATTTCAGGCAGGCGGTGTTGATTATGTAACCAAGCCGATCAACTTCGATGAGCTTAATGCCAGAATAAACGCACACCTCACTCTCGTTAAACAGCACAGGGAACTGAAAGCCAGTGAGGCCAAGTTTCAGATGCTCGCTGATTTTTCGTTCGATTTCGAGTACTGGCTGAATGATATGAACAAGTTCAACTATGTATCCCCCTCTGCGAAAAGAATAACAGGATATGAGGCTTCAGATTTTGAGAATGACCCTGCCCTGCTGAGACGGATAATTCACCCCGAAGACAGAGAAAAAATCTGGAAGGATATTGAATCAGGTTTCGATTCCACTGAACCGATTATGCGACAATTCAGAATCGTAACCAAAAGTGGCGAAATCAAGTGGATTGCCCATAAATCTCTAATTATCACCGATAAAGAGGGTAAAAACTACGGCAGAAGAGCTTCAAATCAGGATATTACGACTCTAAAACTCGTCGAGGATGCCCTTCGCCAGTCGGAACAGGAACTGAAAGCTGCAAATCATTCCAAAGATGAATTCCTCTCAATCCTCGCTCACGACCTCAAGTCCCCGTTTACAGGTTTAATAGGTTTATCAGAAATGATGAACAACTATTATAATGAACTCAATTCCGACGAAATCCGGGAGTTCTCTTCAGGTATTTATGAGTCTGCAAAGGTTATCTACGCCCTCATCGAAAATCTCCTCACCTGGACAAGAATTCAGTCGGGTAAACTGGAGTTTGAACCTTCAGAAACCAATTTAAGAGATGCAGTCAGGGATGTGGTTTTCTCGAGTGAAACCAGTGCCCTTAAAAAGAACATTACCCTGCTGAACGAGGTTGAACCCGGTATCAGCATAATTTGTGACAGAAACATGCTCGACATGATTCTGAGAAACATCATATCGAATTCAATCAAGTTTACATATTACGGAGGTGAAGTCAGAATTTCAGCCGAACTCGCTGGCAACTTCGTCATTCTTGTGATAAAAGATAACGGAATCGGAATAACTGCCGAGAATCTTGCAAAACTCTTTAAGATGGAATCAATTATCTCAACCACCGGAACAAACAAAGAACAGGGCTCGGGAATGGGTCTGCTGCTAACAAAAGATTTTGTTGAAATCCAGGGTGGTACAATAGTAATTGAAAGCGAATCAGGAGAAGGCACAACGGTCTCAATCTCGTTACCGTTGCAGAAAAAATAA
- a CDS encoding FecR domain-containing protein, which translates to MKKYLLNLSVLMVAVFFFSGATEEINAPAAVVTKVVNAAEYKTSSGKWTDLKVGQALNSEDMIKTSGKSLVVVKFTDNSVLKVRENSQVKISTLKKDKNVSKTVDVDKGAVNASVTKQDQQDFKFKSPTLVASVRGTWLLFGVGSDTTNVDLKEGQLFCEAQLGRQESGDLKENQTVTVTPEGSFKPREMTDSEKKRFENSNRSNVKKVVIKTPQGDIVIEYLEN; encoded by the coding sequence ATGAAAAAATATCTTTTAAATTTATCCGTACTCATGGTTGCTGTTTTCTTCTTCTCGGGAGCAACCGAAGAGATAAATGCTCCAGCCGCTGTTGTTACGAAGGTTGTTAACGCCGCTGAATACAAGACTTCTTCCGGTAAGTGGACCGATTTGAAAGTTGGACAGGCTCTTAACTCTGAAGATATGATTAAGACTTCAGGGAAATCTCTTGTCGTTGTCAAGTTTACCGATAACTCGGTACTCAAGGTGAGAGAGAATTCCCAGGTTAAAATATCAACCCTTAAGAAAGACAAAAATGTCTCCAAAACAGTAGATGTTGATAAAGGAGCTGTAAATGCTTCTGTTACCAAACAGGATCAGCAGGATTTCAAATTCAAATCACCGACTCTCGTGGCTTCGGTCCGCGGTACCTGGCTCCTCTTTGGAGTCGGAAGTGACACTACAAATGTTGACTTGAAGGAAGGACAGCTCTTCTGCGAAGCCCAGCTTGGAAGACAGGAATCTGGCGATTTGAAAGAAAATCAAACTGTTACAGTAACTCCTGAGGGTTCTTTCAAACCGAGAGAAATGACCGATTCAGAGAAAAAAAGATTCGAGAATTCGAACAGGTCGAATGTCAAAAAAGTGGTGATTAAAACACCGCAAGGTGACATCGTAATAGAATATCTGGAAAATTAA
- a CDS encoding O-antigen ligase family protein, which produces MAVPVLLGAVLFYALIKAGGREFNLVVVMLLLFLTSSTLDPSFRVAVIVWSLASLAWFAFDDPEKHERMKIPRGIILFAVFTLFFIVLSALVSINPFKGLSAAFRQAVFFVFAFLIFMNIKNLKDVYLLLATVLLTGLINGFAILYSIFAGGISAHTLLEGPSRFGGLFTNININFSGVTLAVSFLIIVAYFFLKNNRNMPRRAFLLAILFPLSLALLISNSRAALLAAFAGGITFFLIVFPKYRFHFFVGVIVFALAAFLIPPVNEFLSLMLRFERFLNVRDHLWAMSWESIKDHPLLGTGPDQFKDYFFKYMTASEGSYAEMMIKSLYKEAGDSGLSHNFFLFRQTELGLPGLISAFWLPGMFILFAVRAMRELRNQDRDGFILVAASLSVGVGLFARSVFESIGILTHGWLMVDLPFWVCFMVIVYFYRKTRQIQTEIQKSSP; this is translated from the coding sequence ATGGCAGTCCCTGTCCTGCTCGGAGCGGTTCTATTTTATGCCCTGATCAAAGCCGGCGGAAGAGAGTTTAATCTTGTTGTGGTTATGCTGCTCCTCTTTCTTACCAGCAGCACACTCGACCCGTCTTTCCGAGTAGCAGTAATCGTATGGTCGCTTGCCTCCCTTGCGTGGTTTGCATTTGATGATCCGGAAAAGCATGAACGGATGAAAATTCCGCGCGGGATAATCCTTTTTGCAGTTTTCACCCTCTTTTTTATTGTACTTTCGGCCCTCGTTTCAATAAACCCTTTTAAGGGATTGTCAGCCGCATTTCGTCAGGCAGTGTTTTTTGTTTTTGCGTTTTTAATCTTTATGAATATCAAAAACCTGAAAGATGTGTATCTCCTGCTGGCAACCGTGTTGCTTACGGGATTGATCAACGGATTTGCAATCCTCTATTCTATTTTTGCCGGTGGTATCTCGGCACATACCCTTTTGGAAGGACCAAGCAGATTCGGCGGGCTTTTTACAAATATCAATATCAATTTTTCAGGAGTCACTCTCGCCGTCTCTTTCCTTATTATCGTGGCTTATTTCTTTCTGAAAAATAACCGGAACATGCCACGAAGGGCTTTTCTCCTTGCAATTCTTTTTCCCCTCTCTCTGGCACTATTGATTTCAAATTCCAGAGCAGCACTTCTCGCAGCTTTCGCGGGTGGCATTACTTTCTTCCTGATAGTTTTCCCAAAATACAGGTTCCATTTTTTCGTAGGAGTCATCGTGTTTGCTTTGGCTGCATTCCTCATACCTCCGGTCAACGAATTCCTTTCGCTGATGCTCCGTTTTGAAAGATTTTTGAATGTAAGGGATCATCTGTGGGCGATGTCGTGGGAATCGATTAAAGATCATCCTCTGCTTGGCACCGGTCCCGACCAGTTTAAGGACTATTTCTTCAAATACATGACCGCCTCCGAAGGAAGCTATGCGGAAATGATGATAAAAAGCCTTTACAAAGAAGCAGGTGACAGCGGTCTCTCACATAATTTTTTTCTTTTCAGACAAACTGAACTCGGCCTTCCGGGACTCATCTCCGCTTTTTGGTTACCGGGGATGTTTATTCTGTTCGCCGTAAGAGCAATGAGAGAATTACGAAATCAAGACAGGGATGGTTTTATTTTGGTTGCCGCATCATTGTCGGTGGGTGTGGGACTATTTGCACGGTCGGTCTTCGAATCAATCGGAATTCTTACCCACGGATGGCTGATGGTCGACCTTCCGTTCTGGGTTTGTTTTATGGTGATTGTTTATTTTTACCGGAAGACCCGCCAAATCCAAACAGAAATCCAGAAAAGCTCCCCATAG
- a CDS encoding septal ring lytic transglycosylase RlpA family protein, with amino-acid sequence MAFLNSLQNNLFRGGVILASSLIISACASTVRIPNNRNKPDIEVNNPESNPASFDLKVVSTFTGKATYYADKFQNQKTASGEVYKKSKFTAAHKDLPFNTLVKVTNLKNGKSVVVKINDRGPFGRDREIDLSYIAAKSIDMLADGVVDVKVDILGNN; translated from the coding sequence ATGGCGTTTTTAAACTCACTACAAAATAATTTGTTTAGAGGCGGGGTAATTCTCGCCTCTTCCCTTATTATCTCGGCCTGTGCTTCCACAGTACGAATACCCAACAACAGGAACAAACCCGACATCGAGGTAAACAACCCTGAAAGCAATCCCGCCTCCTTCGATCTTAAAGTCGTTTCAACTTTTACCGGAAAAGCCACTTATTATGCCGACAAATTTCAGAACCAAAAGACTGCGAGCGGTGAGGTTTACAAAAAAAGCAAGTTTACCGCCGCACACAAAGACCTCCCCTTCAATACACTTGTGAAAGTTACAAATCTGAAAAACGGGAAAAGTGTCGTGGTTAAAATAAACGACAGAGGACCTTTCGGGAGGGACAGGGAAATCGACCTCTCATACATCGCTGCTAAATCGATCGACATGCTCGCTGATGGTGTGGTGGATGTGAAAGTGGATATTCTCGGGAACAACTGA
- a CDS encoding adenylate/guanylate cyclase domain-containing protein, producing MQPRKNKSGFVTKLATAAVVALLTILLTGDFFISIKPIKELELKQIDEKFTKRGAVPFKDSTSNVIILEITRNTFKGMPEKYKKWPYPREFFARVINNLNNAGVKAIGVDLLMESSSIFSREDDSTLINAILAKHNVVVAGKTFDENRNTGGNVQVEVENLKEDYGSFLFPVDSSIGIVQVIADNDGVHRRYYPFAYSQTSKKSVPTFSFAVLNKWFGLSPLTISEISGDYFKLGKNLIPKYDDVSMLVNLYGSSRTFKHVDFIDVLDDSVFNTAEELEYGTSLNIWDDPASGLLYSGMFKDKIVLIGSTLEEDRDVIPVALSTDEKGGSNTIYGVEFHANVIQNIIDGNYINKFPYWAEVLLIIAFVMISFFLTSYLRDLKLRMSWIVEIGSVVLVFLLVFGIRELSNYLFIDQKLLLSYVGIDLGIILGYFSSTAYYFILERRQKTQIKGMFSQYVDKSMVDELIANPDKLRLGGEKKFVTVFFSDIAGFSTFSENKEPEELVAFLNQYLSAMTESVIANKGTLDKYIGDAVMAFWGAPIPIENHAQLACKTALTQQEIIKRMQKKWKEEGQPIIDVRIGINTGDMVVGNVGGTQRFDYTVMGDNVNLASRLEGANKAYGTHIMISESTFELVHKEFMTRELDRLVVKGKTLPVKVYELVAEAGAEIDEETKQAMQHYCDAMSKYRNRDFGGALELFNKALETKPDDGPSKVYIERSKHYIESPPDENWDGVFKLTTK from the coding sequence ATGCAACCCAGGAAAAACAAGTCAGGCTTCGTAACAAAACTTGCCACAGCAGCGGTTGTTGCACTTCTGACAATTCTTCTCACGGGTGACTTTTTTATCTCAATAAAGCCCATCAAAGAGCTTGAGCTTAAGCAAATTGATGAGAAATTTACAAAAAGAGGTGCTGTCCCGTTTAAGGACAGCACCTCTAATGTTATTATTCTCGAGATAACCCGGAATACTTTTAAGGGCATGCCTGAAAAGTATAAAAAATGGCCCTACCCCCGGGAATTTTTCGCCCGTGTAATTAATAACCTGAATAATGCCGGTGTAAAAGCCATAGGCGTCGACCTTCTTATGGAAAGTTCCAGCATCTTCTCGCGTGAAGATGACTCCACTTTGATAAATGCCATTCTCGCTAAACACAATGTTGTGGTTGCCGGTAAGACTTTCGATGAAAACAGAAACACCGGAGGCAATGTACAGGTGGAGGTCGAAAATCTGAAGGAAGACTACGGGAGTTTCCTTTTCCCGGTCGACAGCTCAATCGGGATCGTGCAGGTAATAGCCGATAACGATGGTGTTCACCGCCGATACTACCCCTTTGCTTATTCCCAGACCTCCAAAAAAAGTGTCCCCACTTTCTCATTCGCAGTATTAAACAAATGGTTCGGTCTCTCTCCGCTCACCATTTCCGAGATTTCAGGTGACTATTTTAAATTGGGGAAAAATCTGATACCGAAGTACGACGATGTTTCGATGCTGGTAAACCTTTACGGTTCATCGCGCACATTCAAACATGTTGATTTTATTGATGTACTCGATGATTCGGTATTCAATACCGCTGAGGAACTTGAATACGGTACATCGTTGAATATTTGGGATGATCCCGCTTCAGGATTGCTCTATTCGGGGATGTTCAAGGACAAGATTGTTCTGATCGGCTCCACTCTCGAGGAAGATCGTGATGTTATTCCCGTTGCGTTATCGACCGACGAAAAAGGCGGAAGCAACACTATTTACGGTGTAGAGTTCCACGCAAATGTTATCCAAAACATTATCGATGGAAACTACATAAACAAGTTTCCCTACTGGGCAGAGGTGCTCCTCATAATTGCTTTTGTAATGATCAGCTTCTTCCTGACTTCCTATCTGAGAGATCTGAAACTTCGCATGAGCTGGATCGTCGAGATCGGAAGTGTCGTGCTGGTCTTTCTCCTGGTTTTTGGAATCAGGGAACTCTCCAATTATCTCTTTATCGATCAGAAACTCCTTCTCTCGTATGTTGGAATTGACCTCGGAATCATTCTCGGTTATTTCTCCAGTACAGCCTACTACTTCATCCTGGAAAGAAGACAGAAAACACAAATCAAAGGAATGTTTTCACAGTATGTCGATAAATCGATGGTTGACGAACTGATTGCCAATCCCGATAAACTACGACTTGGCGGTGAGAAAAAATTTGTAACGGTCTTCTTTTCCGACATTGCAGGATTCTCAACTTTCTCGGAAAACAAGGAACCGGAAGAGCTTGTAGCATTTCTCAACCAGTATCTCAGTGCGATGACGGAATCGGTTATTGCAAACAAAGGAACTCTCGACAAGTACATCGGCGATGCCGTGATGGCTTTTTGGGGAGCTCCGATTCCGATTGAAAACCACGCCCAGCTCGCCTGCAAAACCGCTCTTACTCAGCAGGAAATCATCAAAAGGATGCAGAAAAAGTGGAAGGAGGAAGGGCAGCCGATTATTGATGTGAGAATCGGTATAAATACGGGTGACATGGTTGTTGGTAATGTCGGTGGCACACAGAGATTCGATTACACCGTGATGGGTGACAATGTGAACCTCGCTTCCAGACTCGAGGGAGCAAACAAAGCCTACGGTACTCACATAATGATTAGCGAATCCACTTTTGAACTCGTGCATAAGGAGTTCATGACTCGTGAGCTCGACAGGCTAGTGGTTAAAGGAAAAACCCTGCCTGTGAAAGTCTACGAACTTGTTGCTGAAGCCGGTGCTGAAATTGATGAGGAGACGAAACAAGCGATGCAACACTACTGCGACGCCATGTCAAAGTATCGTAATCGTGACTTCGGAGGCGCCCTCGAACTTTTCAACAAAGCTCTCGAAACCAAACCTGATGACGGACCATCAAAGGTTTACATTGAAAGGTCGAAACACTATATTGAATCACCTCCGGACGAGAACTGGGATGGCGTTTTTAAACTCACTACAAAATAA